A genomic segment from Aegilops tauschii subsp. strangulata cultivar AL8/78 chromosome 1, Aet v6.0, whole genome shotgun sequence encodes:
- the LOC109769598 gene encoding respiratory burst oxidase homolog protein B isoform X2: MRLRLATSATNSRIPCDPLLEILLMATVSPERQSARAGVARPWYDGGRHGQGEQAARLGGKAAQRRSAHELFEEMPERGGRRLMLTGMEEAAFAGELFDTLGRRRRISGDSIDKAELREFWDQISAPSYESRLQLFFDMVDKDADGRISQVEFKQIITLSASANKLTVGEQDSEECARLIMEKLDPDSLGYIELYDLETLLVKLSTTTNGDEPSKPMAEPNPLRRWYRHARYFLKDNWRPCWAASLNRRGSGFDRSMPSAPARALEGLKFVSGTDASDGWTDAERFFDRNARLPRSMFGQCIGMKEAAFAGELFDTLGRQRRISGDSIDKAELLEFWDQISDRSYVGRLQLFFDMVDKDANGRISQVEFKQIITLSASANKLKVGEQDSEECARLIMEKLDPDGLGYIELYDLEKLLVKPSSELMPIEMTTNGDEPSKPMVELNPLRRWYRHARYFLKDNWRRCWVMLLWLSICVGLFAWKFVQYRHRPVFQVMGYCVCVAKGGAETLKFNMALTLLPVCRNVITWLRSRTTAGRFVPFNDNLNFHKVIAVGISVGAGLHVVSHLACDFPRLLHATDDEYEPMKQFFGDVKPPNYWWFVKGTEGWTGLVMLVLMAIAFTLATGRFRNRTAWLPKPKKQDDNLPQHKKRDNLPGLLHRLTEYGSASRNRLTMLFYTLLNRFTGYNAFLYTHHLFVIVYALLIVHGHFLYLTKKWQKKTTWMYLAVPMIVYACERLTRTLRSRVRAVHKVKAVVHPDPAALLSLHLSKPEGFRYKSGQYIFVKCPNVSSFEWHPFSITSAPEDDYVSVHIKAMGDWTKDLRDAFLKVCEPLTEEKKTEILRVEYDHDKAMPTLGGRLKYPTVLIDGPYGAPAQDYKQYETLLLVGLGIGATPMISIIKDIINNMKRLPGDIESGNPSDGSRSSSFRTRRAYFYWITREQESLEWFHGIMDEVAETDKQGVIELHVHCTSVHGEGDAQSAVITVAQSLNHDKHGIDIISGTRVKTSFGRANWSEVYRRIARQNQRKHVGVFYCGMPALTKELRELAKVFSRETSTTFEFHKENF; this comes from the exons ATGCGTCTGAGGCTCGCCACCTCGGCGACGAACTCGCGCATCCCCTGCGACCCGCTGCTTGAGATCCTCTTGATGGCCACCGTGTCGCCAGAGCGCCAGAGCGCCCGAGCAGGGGTGGCGAGGCCTTGGTACGACGGCGGCCGCCATGGCCAAGGCGAGCAGGCGGCTCGGCTAGGAGGGAAGGCGGCGCAGCGGCGGAGTGCACATGAATTGTTTGAGGAAATGCcagagagaggaggaagaagattaATGCTGACAG GTATGGAAGAGGCCGCGTTCGCCGGCGAGCTGTTCGACACGCTGGGAAGGCGGCGGCGCATCTCCGGGGACAGCATCGACAAGGCGGAGCTGCGTGAGTTCTGGGATCAAATCTCCGCCCCCAGCTACGAGAGCCGCCTGCAGCTCTTCTTCGACAT GGTGGACAAGGACGCTGACGGGAGGATCAGCCAGGTGGAGTTCAAACAG ATAATTACGTTGAGCGCATCGGCGAACAAGCTAACGGTGGGCGAACAGGACTCCGAGGAGTGTGCCCGGTTAATCATGGAGAAGTTGGACCCCGACAGCCTTGGCTACATTGAG TTGTACGACCTAGAGACATTATTGGTGAAATTGTCGACCACGACCAACGGGGATGAACCGAGCAAGCCGATGGCGGAACCCAATCCTCTCAGGCGGTGGTACCGCCACGCCAGATACTTCCTCAAGGACAATTGGCGCCCCTGCTGGGCCGCGTCCTTGAACCGCCGGGGAAGCGGCTTCGACAGGTCCATGCCGTCCGCCCCCGCGCGCGCGCTCGAGGGTCTCAAGTTCGTCAGCGGGACAGACGCCTCCGACGGATGGACCGACGCCGAGAGGTTCTTCGACAGAAATGCACGCCTCCCCCGCTCCATGTTCGGCCAGTGCATCG GTATGAAAGAGGCCGCGTTCGCCGGCGAGCTGTTCGACACGCTGGGAAGGCAGCGGCGCATCTCCGGGGACAGCATCGACAAGGCAGAGCTGCTCGAGTTCTGGGATCAAATCTCCGACCGCAGCTACGTGGGCCGCCTGCAGCTCTTCTTCGACAT GGTGGACAAGGACGCTAACGGGAGGATCAGCCAGGTGGAGTTCAAACAG ATAATTACGTTGAGCGCGTCAGCGAACAAGCTAAAGGTGGGCGAACAGGACTCCGAGGAGTGTGCCCGGTTAATCATGGAGAAGTTGGACCCCGACGGCCTTGGCTACATCGAG TTGTACGACCTAGAGAAACTATTGGTTAAACCGTCGAGCGAGTTGATGCCGATCGAGATGACGACCAATGGCGATGAACCGAGCAAGCCGATGGTGGAACTCAATCCTCTCAGGCGGTGGTACCGCCATGCCAGATACTTCCTGAAGGACAATTGGCGCCGCTGTTGGGTGATGCTCCTGTGGCTCTCCATCTGCGTCGGTCTCTTTGCTTGGAAGTTCGTGCAGTACCGCCATCGTCCGGTGTTCCAGGTGATGGGCTACTGCGTGTGCGTGGCCAAGGGTGGTGCCGAGACGCTCAAGTTCAACATGGCGCTCACCCTCCTCCCCGTGTGCCGCAACGTCATCACATGGCTCCGGAGCCGCACCACCGCTGGGCGGTTCGTGCCGTTCAACGACAACCTCAACTTCCACAAGGTGATCGCCGTGGGGATCTCCGTCGGTGCCGGTTTGCATGTCGTCTCCCACCTAGCGTGCGACTTCCCGCGGCTATTGCACGCCACCGACGACGAGTACGAGCCCATGAAGCAGTTCTTCGGCGACGTGAAACCGCCCAACTATTGGTGGTTCGTGAAGGGAACAGAGGGGTGGACGGGGCTGGTGATGTTGGTGCTCATGGCCATCGCCTTCACGCTCGCCACGGGGCGGTTCCGCAATAGGACAGCCTGGCTCCCCAAGCCCAAGAAGCAGGATGACAACCTCCCCCAGCACAAGAAGCGAGACAACCTCCCAGGGTTGCTCCACCGCCTCACCGAGTATGGCAGCGCCTCACGCAACCGGCTCACTATGCTCTTCTACACCTTGCTCAATCGTTTCACTGGGTACAACGCCTTCTTGTACACACACCACCTCTTCGTCATCGTCTACGCGCTGCTCATCGTCCATGGCCACTTCCTCTACCTCACCAAGAAGTGGCAAAAGAAGACG ACGTGGATGTACCTGGCGGTGCCGATGATCGTGTACGCGTGCGAGCGACTGACCCGGACGCTGCGGTCGAGGGTGCGGGCGGTGCACAAAGTCAAGGCGGTCGTGCACCCGGACCCGGCGGCCCTGCTGTCGCTGCACTTGTCCAAGCCAGAGGGGTTCAGGTACAAGAGCGGACAGTACATCTTCGTCAAATGCCCCAACGTCTCGTCATTCGAGTG GCACCCCTTCTCCATCACGTCGGCGCCGGAGGACGACTACGTCAGCGTCCACATCAAGGCGATGGGCGACTGGACCAAAGACCTCAGGGACGCCTTCTTGAAG GTTTGCGAGCCGTTGACGGAGGAGAAGAAGACCGAGATTCTCCGAGTAGAGTACGACCATGACAAGGCCATGCCAACTCTGGGAGGTCGACTAAA GTACCCGACGGTGCTGATTGACGGGCCGTACGGCGCGCCGGCGCAGGACTACAAGCAGTACGAGACCTTGCTACTGGTGGGACTCGGCATCGGAGCCACGCCCATGATCTCGATCATCAAGGACATCATCAACAACATGAAGCGGCTCCCCGGGGACATCGAGTCAGGCAACCCTAGCGACGGGAGCAGGTCATCATCGTTCCGGACTCGCCGAGCCTACTTCTACTGGATCACCCGGGAGCAAGAATCCCTGGAGTGGTTCCATGGGATCATGGACGAGGTGGCGGAGACGGACAAGCAGGGCGTCATTGAGCTCCACGTCCACTGTACCAGCGTCCACGGGGAGGGTGACGCCCAGTCGGCGGTCATCACTGTGGCCCAGTCCCTCAACCACGACAAGCACGGCATTGACATCATCTCCGGCACTCGAGTCAAGACCAGCTTCGGCCGAGCAAACTGGAGCGAAGTCTACCGACGCATCGCCCGGCAAAATCAAAGAAAACATGTCG GAGTGTTCTACTGCGGCATGCCGGCACTGACGAAAGAGCTGCGCGAGCTTGCGAAGGTTTTCTCGAGAGAAACAAGCACAACATTCGAGTTCCACAAGGAGAACTTTTAG
- the LOC109769598 gene encoding respiratory burst oxidase homolog protein B isoform X4, whose translation MEEAAFAGELFDTLGRRRRISGDSIDKAELREFWDQISAPSYESRLQLFFDMVDKDADGRISQVEFKQIITLSASANKLTVGEQDSEECARLIMEKLDPDSLGYIELYDLETLLVKLSTTTNGDEPSKPMAEPNPLRRWYRHARYFLKDNWRPCWAASLNRRGSGFDRSMPSAPARALEGLKFVSGTDASDGWTDAERFFDRNARLPRSMFGQCIGMKEAAFAGELFDTLGRQRRISGDSIDKAELLEFWDQISDRSYVGRLQLFFDMVDKDANGRISQVEFKQIITLSASANKLKVGEQDSEECARLIMEKLDPDGLGYIELYDLEKLLVKPSSELMPIEMTTNGDEPSKPMVELNPLRRWYRHARYFLKDNWRRCWVMLLWLSICVGLFAWKFVQYRHRPVFQVMGYCVCVAKGGAETLKFNMALTLLPVCRNVITWLRSRTTAGRFVPFNDNLNFHKVIAVGISVGAGLHVVSHLACDFPRLLHATDDEYEPMKQFFGDVKPPNYWWFVKGTEGWTGLVMLVLMAIAFTLATGRFRNRTAWLPKPKKQDDNLPQHKKRDNLPGLLHRLTEYGSASRNRLTMLFYTLLNRFTGYNAFLYTHHLFVIVYALLIVHGHFLYLTKKWQKKTTWMYLAVPMIVYACERLTRTLRSRVRAVHKVKAVVHPDPAALLSLHLSKPEGFRYKSGQYIFVKCPNVSSFEWHPFSITSAPEDDYVSVHIKAMGDWTKDLRDAFLKVCEPLTEEKKTEILRVEYDHDKAMPTLGGRLKYPTVLIDGPYGAPAQDYKQYETLLLVGLGIGATPMISIIKDIINNMKRLPGDIESGNPSDGSRSSSFRTRRAYFYWITREQESLEWFHGIMDEVAETDKQGVIELHVHCTSVHGEGDAQSAVITVAQSLNHDKHGIDIISGTRVKTSFGRANWSEVYRRIARQNQRKHVGVFYCGMPALTKELRELAKVFSRETSTTFEFHKENF comes from the exons ATGGAAGAGGCCGCGTTCGCCGGCGAGCTGTTCGACACGCTGGGAAGGCGGCGGCGCATCTCCGGGGACAGCATCGACAAGGCGGAGCTGCGTGAGTTCTGGGATCAAATCTCCGCCCCCAGCTACGAGAGCCGCCTGCAGCTCTTCTTCGACAT GGTGGACAAGGACGCTGACGGGAGGATCAGCCAGGTGGAGTTCAAACAG ATAATTACGTTGAGCGCATCGGCGAACAAGCTAACGGTGGGCGAACAGGACTCCGAGGAGTGTGCCCGGTTAATCATGGAGAAGTTGGACCCCGACAGCCTTGGCTACATTGAG TTGTACGACCTAGAGACATTATTGGTGAAATTGTCGACCACGACCAACGGGGATGAACCGAGCAAGCCGATGGCGGAACCCAATCCTCTCAGGCGGTGGTACCGCCACGCCAGATACTTCCTCAAGGACAATTGGCGCCCCTGCTGGGCCGCGTCCTTGAACCGCCGGGGAAGCGGCTTCGACAGGTCCATGCCGTCCGCCCCCGCGCGCGCGCTCGAGGGTCTCAAGTTCGTCAGCGGGACAGACGCCTCCGACGGATGGACCGACGCCGAGAGGTTCTTCGACAGAAATGCACGCCTCCCCCGCTCCATGTTCGGCCAGTGCATCG GTATGAAAGAGGCCGCGTTCGCCGGCGAGCTGTTCGACACGCTGGGAAGGCAGCGGCGCATCTCCGGGGACAGCATCGACAAGGCAGAGCTGCTCGAGTTCTGGGATCAAATCTCCGACCGCAGCTACGTGGGCCGCCTGCAGCTCTTCTTCGACAT GGTGGACAAGGACGCTAACGGGAGGATCAGCCAGGTGGAGTTCAAACAG ATAATTACGTTGAGCGCGTCAGCGAACAAGCTAAAGGTGGGCGAACAGGACTCCGAGGAGTGTGCCCGGTTAATCATGGAGAAGTTGGACCCCGACGGCCTTGGCTACATCGAG TTGTACGACCTAGAGAAACTATTGGTTAAACCGTCGAGCGAGTTGATGCCGATCGAGATGACGACCAATGGCGATGAACCGAGCAAGCCGATGGTGGAACTCAATCCTCTCAGGCGGTGGTACCGCCATGCCAGATACTTCCTGAAGGACAATTGGCGCCGCTGTTGGGTGATGCTCCTGTGGCTCTCCATCTGCGTCGGTCTCTTTGCTTGGAAGTTCGTGCAGTACCGCCATCGTCCGGTGTTCCAGGTGATGGGCTACTGCGTGTGCGTGGCCAAGGGTGGTGCCGAGACGCTCAAGTTCAACATGGCGCTCACCCTCCTCCCCGTGTGCCGCAACGTCATCACATGGCTCCGGAGCCGCACCACCGCTGGGCGGTTCGTGCCGTTCAACGACAACCTCAACTTCCACAAGGTGATCGCCGTGGGGATCTCCGTCGGTGCCGGTTTGCATGTCGTCTCCCACCTAGCGTGCGACTTCCCGCGGCTATTGCACGCCACCGACGACGAGTACGAGCCCATGAAGCAGTTCTTCGGCGACGTGAAACCGCCCAACTATTGGTGGTTCGTGAAGGGAACAGAGGGGTGGACGGGGCTGGTGATGTTGGTGCTCATGGCCATCGCCTTCACGCTCGCCACGGGGCGGTTCCGCAATAGGACAGCCTGGCTCCCCAAGCCCAAGAAGCAGGATGACAACCTCCCCCAGCACAAGAAGCGAGACAACCTCCCAGGGTTGCTCCACCGCCTCACCGAGTATGGCAGCGCCTCACGCAACCGGCTCACTATGCTCTTCTACACCTTGCTCAATCGTTTCACTGGGTACAACGCCTTCTTGTACACACACCACCTCTTCGTCATCGTCTACGCGCTGCTCATCGTCCATGGCCACTTCCTCTACCTCACCAAGAAGTGGCAAAAGAAGACG ACGTGGATGTACCTGGCGGTGCCGATGATCGTGTACGCGTGCGAGCGACTGACCCGGACGCTGCGGTCGAGGGTGCGGGCGGTGCACAAAGTCAAGGCGGTCGTGCACCCGGACCCGGCGGCCCTGCTGTCGCTGCACTTGTCCAAGCCAGAGGGGTTCAGGTACAAGAGCGGACAGTACATCTTCGTCAAATGCCCCAACGTCTCGTCATTCGAGTG GCACCCCTTCTCCATCACGTCGGCGCCGGAGGACGACTACGTCAGCGTCCACATCAAGGCGATGGGCGACTGGACCAAAGACCTCAGGGACGCCTTCTTGAAG GTTTGCGAGCCGTTGACGGAGGAGAAGAAGACCGAGATTCTCCGAGTAGAGTACGACCATGACAAGGCCATGCCAACTCTGGGAGGTCGACTAAA GTACCCGACGGTGCTGATTGACGGGCCGTACGGCGCGCCGGCGCAGGACTACAAGCAGTACGAGACCTTGCTACTGGTGGGACTCGGCATCGGAGCCACGCCCATGATCTCGATCATCAAGGACATCATCAACAACATGAAGCGGCTCCCCGGGGACATCGAGTCAGGCAACCCTAGCGACGGGAGCAGGTCATCATCGTTCCGGACTCGCCGAGCCTACTTCTACTGGATCACCCGGGAGCAAGAATCCCTGGAGTGGTTCCATGGGATCATGGACGAGGTGGCGGAGACGGACAAGCAGGGCGTCATTGAGCTCCACGTCCACTGTACCAGCGTCCACGGGGAGGGTGACGCCCAGTCGGCGGTCATCACTGTGGCCCAGTCCCTCAACCACGACAAGCACGGCATTGACATCATCTCCGGCACTCGAGTCAAGACCAGCTTCGGCCGAGCAAACTGGAGCGAAGTCTACCGACGCATCGCCCGGCAAAATCAAAGAAAACATGTCG GAGTGTTCTACTGCGGCATGCCGGCACTGACGAAAGAGCTGCGCGAGCTTGCGAAGGTTTTCTCGAGAGAAACAAGCACAACATTCGAGTTCCACAAGGAGAACTTTTAG